The Bacillus sp. Y1 genome includes the window ATGTAAAATAAATAGGCGCATGCTTTTTTTTGGAAGTAGGTTAAATTATGAGAGGATTTGAGGAAATGAAACTACATACACTGGTCAATCACCTTCAACCGCTTGTTCCTTTCGAGGGTGAAAATCCAGACATATTACACATACATAATGACAATCGTAAAGTAACAGAAGGTAGTTTATTTATTTGTATAAAAGGCTTTACTGTCGATGGTCATGATTTTGCAGAGAATGCGGTGAAGTCTGGTGCGGTAGCCGTTATAGCAGAAAGACCGTTACAAGTGCACGTACCTGTTGTAATTGTAAAAGATACAAAACGTGCAATGGCAGTTATAGCAGATGCTTTTTATGGACAGCCAAGTCAGAAAATGAAAGTTGTTGGAATCACCGGGACAAACGGAAAAACAACAACGAGTCATATTATTGACCATATTCTAAAAGAGGCAGAAAAGAAAACTGGGCTAATCGGGACCATGTATACGAAAATTGGTGAAGATGTTCTTGAAACAAAAAATACTACTCCTGAGAGCTTAACTTTACAGAACATCTTTCATCAAATGATTGAAAAGCAAGTTGATTGTGCGGTTATGGAGGTTTCCTCTCATGCGCTAGTGGAAGGGAGAGTTCATGGTACGGACTTCGATGTTGCTGTGTTTACAAATTTATCACAGGATCATTTAGATTTTCATGGTTCGATGGAGGAGTATAAGAGAGCAAAAGGTTTATTGTTTGCCCAGCTAGGGAATAAATTTACTCTTAATCAACCGAAATATGCTGTACTAAATGTCGATGATGAGGCTAGTGAGCAGTACGCACATTCCACTTCGGCACATATCCTAACATATGGCATTCAGCATGATGCAGATATTAAAGCAACTAATATTTCCATGTCAGCAAAAGGCACCACATTCTTATTAGTTACTCCAATCGGTTCCTCTAAGGTGACGATCAAACTTGTTGGGAAATTTAATGTATATAATGTACTCGCGGCTATAGGTGCAGCAATGGCACTAGGAATTCCATTATCTGTTATAACAGACGCTTTAAGCATCATGGAAGGTGTAGCAGGACGATTTGAACTTGTCGATGCAGGACAAAACTTTACTGTTATAGTAGATTACTCCCATACACCAGATAGTTTACAGAACGCACTTGAGACCATTAAAGAATTTGCTGTAGGGAAGACTCATGTGGTCGTTGGCTGCGGCGGGGACCGCGACCGTACAAAGAGACCATTGATGGCAAGAATCGCTTGTGATTATGCTGATGATGCCATTTTTACTTCTGATAATCCGAGAAGTGAGGACCCGTTTGCGATTCTAAATGAGATGGAAACAGGGGTTTCGGGAAGAAAATATAAAGTCATTGAAAATCGAAAGCAGGCGATTTACGAGGCGATTAATCAAGCCGAAAAAAATGATATTATCCTCATTGCTGGAAAAGGTCATGAAACATATCAGCAAATTGGCAAGGATATCCACCATTTTGACGACAGACTCGTTGCAAAGGATGCTATTTTAGAAAAAAATAAAGCGTAAAGCAAGAAAGGCTAGAATTTACATGACATTATACAAATTTTCACATGAAAAACTTCTGAATACAAAGGAACAAACATATGATATTGCTGTACTACATAAACAGCTTATTCATACTAGTGTTTCCGTGATGGAAAAAGTGGGGGGAAAGTGATGGAGCAAGTTATATTATTCACCATATTAGTGGGATTTCTCATTTCGGTCATCCTATCCCCAATTTTGATTCCGTTTTTAAGAAGGTTGAAATTCGGACAAAGCATTAGAGAAGAAGGACCTAAATCGCATCAAAAGAAATCAGGTACTCCGACGATGGGCGGAACGATGATCTTATTATCTATCGTTGTTACGACTATTGTTATGACATCGAAGTATTCGGAGCTTTCCGTACAAACATATTTACTACTTTTTGTAACAATAGGGTTTGGTCTTTTAGGATTTTTAGATGACTTTATTAAAGTGGTCATGAAGAGGAATTTAGGATTAACTTCTAAGCAAAAGCTATTTGGACAAATCGTTATTTCGTTTATTTTTTATTTTATTTTAAGACAAAATGAATTCTCAACAACAGTCTCCATTCCACTAACAGACATTAGTTTTGACCTTGGTTGGCTGTATGTATTTTTTATCATTTTCTGGCTAGTCGGGTTTTCAAATGCGGTAAATTTAACAGACGGTTTAGATGGGCTAGTTTCGGGGACAGCAGCTATTGCTTTTGGAGCTTTTGCTGTACTGTCTTGGAACCAGGGGGCATATGATGTAGCCATTTTCTCTTTAGCAGTTGTTGGTGCTGTACTAGGATTTCTTGTCTTTAATGCCCATCCCGCTAAAGTGTTTATGGGAGATACGGGATCTCTTGCTTTAGGGGGAGCGATAGCTACTATTGCCATTTTAACTAAGCTAGAAATTCTGCTAATCATTATTGGAGGAATATTTGTAGTTGAAACATTGTCCGTGATTCTACAGGTGATTTCTTTTAAAACGACTGGTAAAAGGATATTCCGTATGAGTCCTTTGCATCATCATTATGAGTTAATTGGTTGGTCCGAATGGAGAGTAGTTGTCACGTTCTGGACAGTTGGGTTAATATGTGCAGTATTAGGAATCTATATCGAGGTGTGGTTGTAATTGAGAGATATTAAAGATTATGTTCATAAAAAAGTACTTGTACTTGGTTTAGCGAAGAGTGGGGTCGGTGCAGCAAATTTGTTGCACCGTTTAGGTGCGTTTGTCACTGTGAATGATAATAAGCCATTATCTGAGAATCCTGAAGCTCAGGGGTTGCTTGAACAAGGGATCACAGTTATTTGTGGAAGTCATCCAGTCGAGCTTTTAGATGAAGGCTTTGAGCTTATCGTAAAGAACCCAGGTATTCCTTATCATAATGAAATGATCCAGGCGGCCATTGAAAAAGGAATTCCAATTATTACTGAAGTTGAGCTGGCGTATCAAATTTCTGAAGCTCCTTTTATTGCCATTACAGGTACGAATGGAAAAACAACAACTACCACTCTTATTTTTGAAATGTTAAAGGCAGGAAATAAGTCACCTTTAATTGCAGGGAACATTGGAACGGTTGCGTCAGAAGTGGCACAGGAAGCAACATCTGAAAATACGATTGTTATTGAACTATCATCGTTTCAGCTAATGGGAATTACAACATTTAAGCCGAGGATTGCTGTACTCACTAATCTGTATGATGCTCATTTAGACTATCATGGTACCAGAGGAGAGTATTGGAGTGCGAAAGCAAATATAACGAAGTACCAAACAGATGAAGATTACTTTATCGTTAATGGAGATCAAGAGAGCACATTCGAAATAGGCCAAAGAAGCAACGCGGTCTGTGTTCCTTTTTCTACAAAACAATTTCAACCAAATGGTGCCTATGTATTAGATGGTTATCTGTACTTTAAAGAAGAAAAGATTATTGAGATCGCTGATATTGTTTTACCCGGTGAGCATAACCTTGAAAATATCCTTTCAGCAGTAGCAGCTGCAAAGCTTACAAATGTTTCAAACGAAGCAATCATCGAGGTACTGACCACCTTTACTGGTGTTAAGCATCGTCTTCAATATATTGGAGAAATCGAAGGGCGTAAGTTTTATAATGATTCAAAAGCAACGAATATATTAGCGACAGAAAAAGCTTTAACTGCATTTAAAACACCTATTGTGTTACTTGCCGGAGGATTGGATCGTGGAAACGGGTTTGACGAGTTAATTCCATTCTTACACAATGTGAAAACCGTTGTCACGTTTGGACAAACGGCTCCTAAAATTGAGGAGGCAGCACAGAAGGCAGGAATAAAAACAATTGTCCGTGTCGATAATGTGGAAAAAGCCGTACCTGTTGCCTTTACACACTCAAGTTCAGGAGATGTGATCCTCTTATCACCTGCATGTGCTAGCTGGGATCAATACAAAACTTTTGAGGTTAGAGGAGACATTTTTATCAATGCGGTGCATAAGCTTAAGTAAGGGCTTGTCTTATGGAGACTATTGAACGTAATGGTATCTAATTAAGGTGTAATCCTCACTGTAAGCCCTAAAACTTGCATTCGAGGTGTGTTCTTTTGCCGACTAAAAAAGCTACTCCAGATCTGATATTATTGATTGTAACATTTACCCTTTTAGCGACCGGATTAATTATGGTTTATAGTGCGAGTGCCATTTGGGCTGACTATAAATTTGACGATTCCTTTTATTTTGCCAAACGACAAATGTTGTTTGCTGGGGTCGGAATTGTGGCCATGTTCTTCATTATGAATGTCGATTATTGGACGTGGCGAACTTTCGCAAAAATGATCATAATCATCTGTTTTGTCCTTCTTGTTCTTGTACTCATCCCAGGGATAGGAAATGTAAGAAACGGTTCCCGAAGCTGGATTGGGGTTGGTGCTTTTTCTATTCAGCCTTCAGAGTTTATGAAGCTCGCGATGATTGCGTTTTTAGCTAAGTTTCTTTCGGAAAATCAAAAAAAGATTACTTCTTTCAGAAAAGGTCTTATGCCATCTCTTGGCTTAGTATTTCTTGCATTCGGGATGATTATGCTACAACCAGACCTAGGAACTGGAACGGTGATGGTTGGAACGTCGGTTGTCATGATTTTTATCGCTGGTGCCAGAATTGGCCATTTTGTGGGCTTAGGATTGCTAGGGGTTATTGGGTTTGTTGGCCTAGTTATATCAGCCCCATACCGAATAAAGAGGATTACCTCCTTTTTAGATCCATGGGAGGACCCACTCGGCAGTGGTTTTCAAATCATTCAGTCTCTTTATGCGATTGGTCCAGGTGGATTATTCGGTTTAGGATTAGGACAAAGTAGACAAAAGTTCTTCTATCTACCTGAACCACAAACCGATTTTATCTTTGCCATCTTGGCTGAGGAATTGGGTTTCATTGGAGGGTCCTTTGTTTTACTTCTATTCGCTTTATTATTATGGCGTGGAATTCGAATTGCTTTAGGTGCTCCAGATTTATTTGGTAGTTTTTTGGCAGTTGGAATTGTTGCAATGGTCGCTATTCAAGTAATGATTAATGTGGGTGTGGTTACAGGACTGATGCCGGTTACTGGAATTACTCTTCCGTTTCTGAGCTATGGAGGTTCTTCCTTAACACTCATGCTTATGGCCATTGGGGTGCTACTAAACGTTAGTAAACACTCGAAATTATGAGATAGATAAGCTTAAGAACCCTGTTATTCATGCAGGGTTCTCTTCTGTTTATTATTACATTTAGATGACAATCGTTCGTTGTTTTTCGATTTGTCGTTTGAAATATAGTAAAATGGGGTAAAACGTGAGGGTGATTTTTTTCAGATTACATCATGACTATCATCGAGAATAGTTGATTTTTCAACGTTAAGGAGAGTGGAAAGAATTGCGTATAGTTGTAAGTGGTGGTGGAACCGGTGGTCATATTTATCCGGCTCTGGCACTTATTAGAGAGATACAAAAGGAACATAAAAATGCTGAGTTTTTATATATCGGTACTGAAAAAGGATTAGAAAACACCATTGTTAGAAGAGAAAATATTCCTTTTCAATCAATACATATTACTGGGTTTAAACGTAAACTTTCAATAGATAATGTG containing:
- the spoVE gene encoding stage V sporulation protein E, giving the protein MPTKKATPDLILLIVTFTLLATGLIMVYSASAIWADYKFDDSFYFAKRQMLFAGVGIVAMFFIMNVDYWTWRTFAKMIIIICFVLLVLVLIPGIGNVRNGSRSWIGVGAFSIQPSEFMKLAMIAFLAKFLSENQKKITSFRKGLMPSLGLVFLAFGMIMLQPDLGTGTVMVGTSVVMIFIAGARIGHFVGLGLLGVIGFVGLVISAPYRIKRITSFLDPWEDPLGSGFQIIQSLYAIGPGGLFGLGLGQSRQKFFYLPEPQTDFIFAILAEELGFIGGSFVLLLFALLLWRGIRIALGAPDLFGSFLAVGIVAMVAIQVMINVGVVTGLMPVTGITLPFLSYGGSSLTLMLMAIGVLLNVSKHSKL
- a CDS encoding UDP-N-acetylmuramoyl-L-alanyl-D-glutamate--2,6-diaminopimelate ligase translates to MKLHTLVNHLQPLVPFEGENPDILHIHNDNRKVTEGSLFICIKGFTVDGHDFAENAVKSGAVAVIAERPLQVHVPVVIVKDTKRAMAVIADAFYGQPSQKMKVVGITGTNGKTTTSHIIDHILKEAEKKTGLIGTMYTKIGEDVLETKNTTPESLTLQNIFHQMIEKQVDCAVMEVSSHALVEGRVHGTDFDVAVFTNLSQDHLDFHGSMEEYKRAKGLLFAQLGNKFTLNQPKYAVLNVDDEASEQYAHSTSAHILTYGIQHDADIKATNISMSAKGTTFLLVTPIGSSKVTIKLVGKFNVYNVLAAIGAAMALGIPLSVITDALSIMEGVAGRFELVDAGQNFTVIVDYSHTPDSLQNALETIKEFAVGKTHVVVGCGGDRDRTKRPLMARIACDYADDAIFTSDNPRSEDPFAILNEMETGVSGRKYKVIENRKQAIYEAINQAEKNDIILIAGKGHETYQQIGKDIHHFDDRLVAKDAILEKNKA
- the murD gene encoding UDP-N-acetylmuramoyl-L-alanine--D-glutamate ligase, which gives rise to MRDIKDYVHKKVLVLGLAKSGVGAANLLHRLGAFVTVNDNKPLSENPEAQGLLEQGITVICGSHPVELLDEGFELIVKNPGIPYHNEMIQAAIEKGIPIITEVELAYQISEAPFIAITGTNGKTTTTTLIFEMLKAGNKSPLIAGNIGTVASEVAQEATSENTIVIELSSFQLMGITTFKPRIAVLTNLYDAHLDYHGTRGEYWSAKANITKYQTDEDYFIVNGDQESTFEIGQRSNAVCVPFSTKQFQPNGAYVLDGYLYFKEEKIIEIADIVLPGEHNLENILSAVAAAKLTNVSNEAIIEVLTTFTGVKHRLQYIGEIEGRKFYNDSKATNILATEKALTAFKTPIVLLAGGLDRGNGFDELIPFLHNVKTVVTFGQTAPKIEEAAQKAGIKTIVRVDNVEKAVPVAFTHSSSGDVILLSPACASWDQYKTFEVRGDIFINAVHKLK
- the mraY gene encoding phospho-N-acetylmuramoyl-pentapeptide-transferase, translating into MMEQVILFTILVGFLISVILSPILIPFLRRLKFGQSIREEGPKSHQKKSGTPTMGGTMILLSIVVTTIVMTSKYSELSVQTYLLLFVTIGFGLLGFLDDFIKVVMKRNLGLTSKQKLFGQIVISFIFYFILRQNEFSTTVSIPLTDISFDLGWLYVFFIIFWLVGFSNAVNLTDGLDGLVSGTAAIAFGAFAVLSWNQGAYDVAIFSLAVVGAVLGFLVFNAHPAKVFMGDTGSLALGGAIATIAILTKLEILLIIIGGIFVVETLSVILQVISFKTTGKRIFRMSPLHHHYELIGWSEWRVVVTFWTVGLICAVLGIYIEVWL